The DNA window TCATCGAAGGCACCGAAGTCGTCGACGCGATCAAGAAAGTCAAAACCACCCGCAGCGGCATGTTCGCCGACGTGCCGGCGGAAGACGTCATCATCGAAAGCATCGAGCTGGCCGCTTAAATTCCAGCGAGCGAGACTCAATGAGCCAACATCAGACCGGCGAGCGCGCGAGCGACGTTCTCGCGCTGTTTATCTCCGATCTGCATTTGCAGCCCGCGCATCCCGCCACCAGTGCAGCGTTTTTCGACTTCCTGGAGCGGCATGCGCGGCGCGCGCAACAGTTGTACCTGCTCGGCGACCTGTTCGAATTCTGGGCGGGCGACGACGACATCGGCGATCCCTTCCACGCGCAAGTCGTTGCCGCGCTGCGTAAGGTGAGCGATGGCGGCACGCGCGTCTACTGGATAGGCGGCAACCGCGATTTCCTGGTGAGCACCGGCTTTGCCGAGGCGGCCGGGTTGACCTTGCTGCCGGAAACCCATGTGACCGAGATCGGCGGCCAACGCCTGGTCTTGTTGCACGGCGACGCGCAGTGCACCGAGGATGTGAAGTACATGCAATTCCGGGCGATGGTGCGGCAGCCGGCGTATCAGGCGCAATTCATGGCGATGCCGCTGGCGCAGCGCAAGGCCATCATCGCCGGCATGCGCGAAAGCAGCCGCACCGAACAAGGCGCCAAATCGTACGAGATCATGGATGTGACGCCGCAGGCGATCGGCGACGTGTTCACGCAAACGGGCACCGATGTGATGATCCACGGCCACACGCACCGCCCCGCCCTGCACCAGGTCGGCGCCACGCGCCGCTACGTGCTGCCCGACTGGGAGCCAGACGCGACACCGCCGCGCGGCGGCTGGATCGCGATCGACGCCAACGGCACCATCACCCGTCACGACCTGAACGGCGCCGTGCTGCCTGACTGAACTCGGAACCGTGCTGCGCGAATCGCCACGGAACTGTGCTGCTTAAATGACCACGGAGACACGTAGGGCGGATTAGGCGAAGCCGTAATCCGCCATCTGTGAGCCGCCGACGGCGCATGCATGGCGGATTACGCTACGCTAATCCGCCCTACGTGTCTCCGCAATGAGTCCCGTGTAGAGGCCTATTTCCTTACTGCTGCCATCGCCGCGTTAAGCCGTTTTATCAACGGCTGGTTCAAATCCCGCGTATGGCTGGTCCAGCGTTGTATCGTGCGCTGCAATTCCTGATCGAGCTGGTTGGCCTTGGCCGCATCGCCCACGCCGGCCGCCCATATCGCGCACTCCGCCTGCGTGGTGAAGCTGTTGTGATGGCTCAGCGCATAATCGAACTCCGCCCTCGCTTCGTCCTGCCGCCCCGCCGCCGCCAGCGACTGGGCCAGCAACAACGACACCTGCTCCGGCCTGAAATTGGCATTGGCGGCGCGGATGGTTTGCAAATGCGTCACCGCGCCAAGCGCCCTGCCGCACGCCAACGTGGCGCGCGCCGCGCCGAAACGAATCTCCAGATCGCCCGAAAACGGCCCCTGCAAGCAGGCTTCATACGTCGTCGCCGCCTCGTCCGCATCACCCGCCTCGAGCAAGGCGCTCGCTAGGCGCATCTGGTTTTGCGCGGTCGGCGTGTACTCGTAGGCTTGCCTTGCTTCGCGCAACTCGCGCCCCGGATCGAGCGTCTTGGCCGCCACCGTCACCGCCTTGCGCGCACCGTGCTGCAACTTGGAGTTGGGCAGGTAGATAGCAACAAAATACACGACGCTGCCGATACCCGGGAACATGAAAAGTATCATCAGCCAGTACATCTGCTGACCGCTGCGGACCACGTGGATGGCGAAGAAAATCGCCGCCAGCACGTGTATGCCGATACCAAATATATACATAGACCGCCCCAACAATGTCATCGATGCGGCCCATTGTAAGAGCTCTTGCAGTCGGCCACAAGGAAGGCCGGGGCTGCTTAAGTATTCGCTAAATCAAGCCAGGGCCGGCCTCGGCTGGCGCACATAGGCCGCCACACAACGCAGCAGGCGGCCGACGAAGACGCCGTTGAACACCCCGAACAAGCCGCTCACGGCCACGACGAACGGCATCTGACGCTGCAACTCTGGATGCATGACCGACAGCACCGCGACCGTGTACTTGGTGACAAAAATGGCGAGCATCAGCACCAATGGCGTCCAGCTGCCGCGCTGCAGGACCGTGCCGGCGGCGCGGTTGACGACGATCTCGCCTTTGCCGGTCGTCCAGATGAACGCAACGGTGGCGAGCATGGCGGTCAGCCACACGCCCCAAACGCCCGCGCCCAGCGACCCGTGACCGTTCATGCCTGCCAGCGAAACCACCAGCATGACCACCGGAATGATGAACAGTTTCTGCAGCGGTACTTCCCGGTCCCTGGCAGCCATCACGCCGCGATAGACGAGAAAGGTTAGCAAGACCCAGACATAGATGGGCGTGTGGGAAATAATTTGCTGAATCATGGCGTGCTCCGCAGGGCTGGTTGAGTTGCCTCCACTATGCCTGCGGCCACGCGCCAAAGCAGCGCTGTGCGACGAAATGCCGGACGGCGGCGCGAATTGCCGTCAGCCGGCGCGAATCGACTGTTTCATCCTGAAGATAAACGAGGTCGCATCATCGGTGGAAATCACATCGAGTTCGCCATGATGCGATAGCGCGATCTCCGACACGATAAACAAGCCCAGACCCAGGCCTTTTTCGCCGTAGACCGGCTTGCCGCGCCAGAACGGCTTGAACAGCTGGCTGAGGGTTTCCTCGGGAATGGCGGGGCCTTCGTTGGCGACGATGATTTCCAGCGCCCCGCCCTGCTGCGTGATGTGCACCCGTACCGGACGCTTGGTGTCGCCGTGCACCAGCGCATTTTTGAGCAGGTTGGACAGCAGCTGCGCCATCCTCCCGGCATCGACCATGAGCGGTCCGCCCAGCGACATATCGGCGGTGATCTCGCTGTCCGGATGGGCACCGCGCAATTCCGCGATGACTTGCTCGAAGGCCGCTTTCAGGTTGTTTTCCAGCTTGAGTTCGATAGCGATGCCGCCGCCCATGCGGCCGCGCGTGAAATCGACCACATCGTCGACCAGCCCGGCGATCCGCATCGCGCTGCGGCGGATGCGCTCGACCACCTTGACGGCCTGAGGCGGCAAGGCGAGCATGCCGAGCACATCGGCACCGGTGACGATGGAACTGAGCGGCGTGCGCAGATCGTGGCCCAGCACGGCGATAAACTGTTCGCGCAGCTCGGCGCTGGTCTGCTCGTCCAACAGCGCGGTGCGCGTTTCGGCCAGCTCGCGCTCGCATTCCAGCTGGGCCGAAATAAGCTGGGCGAACAAGGTGAGGGTCTGGCTCACTTTCGGCGTCGACAACTCGTTGGGAACAGGGTCGAGGCCGCACAGCGTGCCGAAATAGTCGCCGTCCGGACGGAACAGCGGAATCGAAAAATAACTCTGGAAGCCGTACATGCGCGGCGTGCGATGGTCGCGGTAGCGCTCGTCCTGCGCCACGTGGTCGATCACGACGGCGTGACGGGTGTCGCGCACCTCTTCGCAAATGGTGGTGGTGACGTCGAGCCCGTCACCGACGTTCAAGCCGAAGTTCAGTTTGTCCAGCACCGCGCAGGTGGTCCAGGAATCGGCGGTCACCCGCGCCACGCAAACAAATCGCAGACCGGTCAGCGCCGCGACGGTCTCCAGTATCGTCGGCACGACGGCCATCGACTGGATGACGGCGATATCGGCGACGATCTTTTGTTGCATGCTGGAGGTCCTTGGCGGGGTGAGTTGAAACATCTTACCCGGTAAAAAATGCGACGCTAGCGCGATTGCTCCGCCGGGAGCAGATTTGCGACCAGGCCGCCGGGACGCGTGCCGATGCCGGTCAGGACGAACTGTACGCCCGCATAGCGCAACTCTTTCGGGTCGAAGGTATGCACCGCGATGTCCTTGACGACGTTATCGCCCAGCAAATTCGCGACACTGGCGAGCTGCACCTGCTTACCCTCATCCATATTGTCCATGGCGAAGCGGTCGACGTGGGCTTCGCTCAGGTAGATGGTGTTGCGCACGCTGTCGACGTTGAGACGGCCGGACACCGTCATATTGCCGCGCCAGGCTTGGCGCGCCAGCAGCGGCGTCACGTTCAGGTCGACATTCAAGGCGACGCGGTTGTTTTCGGCAAGGATGGTCAATTGGGGATGGCTCAGCTCAACCTCGAACACGCCCAGCACGCGCTGGCGCATGGGGAACTTTCGGTCGAGATTGTGTTGCAGGCGCTCCTGGGGCAGATCGACCTCGCGCGGGCCGATCAGGGAGGCGCAGGCGGCCAGCAGGAACGCGGCCGCCAACAGCGGGAAGGAAAACTTGAGAGAGCGTTTAAGGTCGATCATATTGTCCGTTTCGAGATGAACTCGTCGACATTATGACCGACCTGCGGCGTCCTGGCTCAGGCGGCGAGATCGCTATCGGACGAGCGGTAGCGTTGTACCTTGTCGCCGGTGACCAAATCGCCGAACTGCACCGTTCTGGCCGCGATATCGTGATAGGCGCCGACCAGGCCCATCTCGCCCCGCTGGATGCAACCACGCAGATATTCGCTGCCGTTGATCACTTCCGCCAGCGAGTTCTCGATGTTTTGACGGGCGATCTGATCGCGCAACTCCTTGCTGCCGGCCACGCCATGTCCCGAGCACTGGTGGATCGCCATCTGGATCTTGCCGGTGATGGCGCCGATGCTGTGCGCATGTTCGTTCGCCATGGCCAGGCCGATGGCGCCGCAAGACGAGTGTCCCTTGACGACGATCAGCTTTGCGCCCAGTTTGTGCGCGATCTCCAGGCTGCCGATGATTTCCCTGCTGATGACGTTACCGGCGATGCGGATCGTCAGCAAATCACCCAGGCCGGCATCGAAAATGATCTCCGGCGACGTCCGCGAATCGATGCAGTTCACCACCACCGCCATCGGGTGCTGGCCGGACGCGGTCGCATCGGCCTGATGCAGGTAGTACTTTTCGAAGCAGCGGCCGGCCTTGAAGCGTTCATTGCCATCACGCAGCAGCTGCAGCACCTCGTGCGGACGCAGCTTTTTCTGGGTTTCCTGGTCCAGCACGGGCACAAACTGGATCGGATCGTTCAGCGCGTATTTGTCGCGCAGGCCGATGACGTTCAGCTGCACGTCGCGCTCGGCGGCCACAACACGGTAGTCCTGGATAGTTTCCAAAACATCATGATCGATAAAATCGGCATTGCTGGCGTTGATCAGCACTTTCGAGCCATCAGGAATTTCCCACAGGGCAGTTTTGATCGTGGCCTTGTTCAAGAACGATACCTGATTAGGCAACTCCATCTTGATCACTTCGCCGATGTGCAGGCGATATTGTTCTATGGAGAAAGGATTGCGGAAATTGCTGCGCATGAGATAGAACACGCCCGCCGCCAAACCGATCAATACGCCCATCAGCAAATCGGTGAAAACAATTGCCAGCACAGTAATGACAAACGGAACAAATTGCGACCATCCTTTTTGGTACATATCGCGGAACAACGATATCTTCGCCAATTTGTAGCCGGTAGTGATGAGGATGGCAGCCAAAGCGGCCAACGGAATGAGATTCAATAACGGACTCAACAATGCAACGCTGACCAGCATGAATACGCCGTGCAATACGGCGGAAGCCTTGGTTTTATTACCGGACTGAACGTTAACCGAGCTGCGTACGATCACCGAGGTCACCGGCAAGCCGCCCAGCAGGCCGGCGAAGATGTTACCCACGCCCTGGGCCACCAGTTCGCGGTTCGGCGGGGTTTCACGCTTGTGTGGATCGACCTTGTCGACCGCTTCGACATTCAACAGCGTTTCAAGCGAGGCGACGATGGCAATGGTAATACCCACGAACCAGACGTCGCGATTGGCGAAATGGGCGAGGTTCGGCAAATGCAAATAGGCGCCAAGGTTGCTGGTATCGATGGGTGGAATATCCACCAAATGGGTCTGTTCGATGCCCAATGCCGGCACGTACATATTAAACATGACATTCAACAAAATACCCAAGGCCACCACGAACAGCGGAGCGGGCAACAGCTTGAATCGCTTGAATGGTGTTTTATCCCAATAGACCAGGATCAGCACGGACAGCAACGATATAATCAACGCGCCCGGCGTAATGACATTCAATGCATTGAGAATAGCCGAGAAGGTATTTTCGCCATTCCCCTGCGTGAATGAGAAATTATCGACATCGGTCTTGTCGTAGCCGATCGCGTGCGGAATCTGCTTAAGGATTAATAGAATACCGATTGCCGCGAGCAGGCCTTTAATTACGTTCGATGGAATATAGTTCGCGATGAAGCCGGCGCGGAATAGTCCCATCGCCAACTGCAAAACCCCGGCAATCAATATCGCCACCAGCAAGATCTCAAACGTTCCGAGCTTGGTGATCGAGGCCAGCACGACGGCGGCAAGGCCGGCGGCAGGACCGCTGACGCTGGTCTGCGATCCACTGATCATCCCCACGACGATGCCCCCGATGATGCCGGAGATGATGCCGGAGAACAGGGGTGCGCCCGAGGCCAGGGCGATGCCCAGGCATAGCGGCAGGGCCACCAGGAAGACCACGATAGCGGCCGGTATATCGTACTTAAGTTTATTCATAATCAATATCCATGCTGATGAATGATTTAAACGGATGACTATGATTAGTCAGACAGGCGCCAGCCATCATCCACCGATGATCAAAGATGACATCGAATTGGAAGAGATTTAAACAAAAAGTTATCGAGGGCAGCACTACCAATTAACCCGGACGCCTGCGCAGACGTATGGAAAATTGGAATATCTCATCGTCACCGCTATCGTGGTTGATAACAGCGCGGAGAGGACAACCAAAGGCTTCAGCGGTGAAAACAATATAGCACGGAGTTTTCGATGATGCCAACATTGTTCAATAATTCATATTTTAAACAATACTTTCCTATTGTCATTTCTTTGAATGCACCAGTTTGGTGCCATTTAATATGTCAAGTACGGTATTCTACTTACCCGGAACGAATAATAAATAATCCATATACCAGATATATTCAGAAAATATAGGATTGCTAGTAACCGTAAATAATCAAAAAGATGATCGGTTAATTGGTCCGGCCAATCCCGTGAATTGGGCGCCGTCGATTGCACAGAACTCTTAAAATGAACCAATGTGTTCTTTTTTGAACGGGGAGTTAATAATAATGATTTCAAATATACGTATTGGCTGCGCCGGATGGGGTATCGACCGGCAGTCCGCATCTCAATTTCCCGGCGAAGGCAGCCATTTGCAGCGTTACGCGACCGTACTGAACGCGGCCGAAATCAACTCATCCTTCTACAAGCCGCACCAGGCCTCGACCTACGCGCGTTGGGCTGAAAGCGTGCCTGATGAGTTCCGTTTTTCGGTGAAGTTACCTAGAAGCATTACACATTATCAAAAACTATTTGACATTGATAATTTGTTGTCAACGTTTGCAGCCGAGGTTGGCGCGTTGGGAGAAAAACTCGGGTGCATTCTGGTGCAGTTGCCGCCAAGCCTGGTCTTCGACGTGAAAGTTGCCGACGGGTTCTTCGAACGTTTGCACGACAGCTTCAAATGCGCCCTCGCCTGCGAAGCGCGACACGGCAGCTGGTTCGGCGACGAGGCGACGGAGTTGATGAAACGTCATCGCGTGACGCGGGTCATCGCCGACCCGCCAGCGGGCCAAGCCGGCGTTTTCGTGCCGACCACCGACATGGTTTACGCGCGTTTGCACGGCAGTCCGCGAATTTATTACTCACCGTATGAAGAAAAATATCTGAATCAAGTGGCCGACTATCTAAAAAAACACCCGGGCTGGTGCATCTTCGACAACACCGCTTCCGGCGCGGCGCTGCCCAACGCGCTCGAATTGATGGCCAAACTCGGGTAGCGACGCATCGCGGGCGATCGGCTAGCTCTCTTGCTTGCTTTTTTGCTTGCTTTTTTTTGCCTCACTGTTATAGTTCACTACAACACCACCTCATTAACACACATCAAGGGGACCACATGTATGTCCACGATAGGCTGGAATGACAACGCGCCGATCTACCGGCAACTCAAGGACAAGGTCATCGGCATGATGCTCGATGGCGTCCTCAAGCCGGGCGACGCCCTGCCCTCGGTCCGGCAGGTTGCCGCCGATTATCAACTCAATCCGATTACGGTATCGCGGGCCTATCAAGAGCTCGTGGACGAAACCTTAGTCGAAAAAAGAAGGGGATTAGGTATGTACGTTACTGACGGCGCCCACGAAAAACTGTTGGCCAGCGAACGCGAACGCTTCCTGCGCGAAGAATGGCCGGCGATGCTCGAACGCATCCGCCGCCTCGGCCTGGAACCCGAATCGCTGCTCAAGCCCGCCACGCCGGGAGGTTCGGCATGAGCGCCATCATCACCGCGACCAACCTCAGCAAAAAATACGGCAAGCAAGCCGCGCTGGACGGCGTCACTTTCACGGTCGAGGCAGGTCGCATTGTCGGCCTGATCGGCCCCAACGGTTCGGGCAAGACCACCACGCTCAAGGCCCTGCTGGGACTGACCCAGTTCGACGGCGAGTTGTCGGTGCTCGGCATGGACCCGCGCACCCAGCGTGATGCGCTGATGAACGAGGTATGCTTCATCGCCGACGTCGCCATCCTGCCGAAGTGGCTCAAGGTCAAGGATGCGATCGATTTCGTCGAAGGCGTGCATCCGCGCTTCGACCGCAGCAAGGCGGAGAAGTATCTGGCCATCACCAAGTTGAATCCGAATATGAAGGTCAAGGCCATGTCCAAGGGCATGGTGGTGCAGTTGCACCTGGCGCTGGTCATGGCCATCGACGCCAAGCTGCTGGTGCTCGACGAGCCGACCCTGGGCCTGGACATCCTGTACCGCAAGCAGTTCTACCAGAACCTGCTGGAGGACTACTTCGACGAGAATAAAACCATCGTCATCACGACCCACCAGATCGAAGAGGTCGAACACATCCTGACCGACCTGATGTTCATCCAGGACGGCAAGATCTCGCTGGCCGCGACGATGGATGAAGTCGGCGAGCGCTTCACCGAGGTGATGGTGGAGGGGCCGTTCATCGCCGCCGCGAACGCACTGCAACCGATGACCCAGCGCACCGTGTTCGGCAAATCCATCATGCTGTTTGACGGGGTATCGCGCGAGCAACTGGCGAACTTCGGCGAACTGCGCACGCCTAGCGTCGCCGATCTGTTTGTCGCCACCATGAAAGGAACCTACGCATGAAAACCATGAAATGGCTGATCAAGCGCGAAATGTGGGAACACAAGGGCATGCTGGTGTGGGCGCCGGCGGTCATCGCCGCGCTGGTCGCGGTGATGGCGCTGGTAGCGGCCTCATTCGACAAAAACATCAGCATCAACGGTGACGGTTCGCCATCGCAAATCCTGTCCGTTACCCTGGAGGGCAAGGTGCGCACGCAAGTGGTCGAAACGATGGCGCAGGCGTACATGGCCTCTTCCGCGCCGGTGCTGCTGGTGCTTGGCGTGCTGGTGTTCTTCTACTGCCTCGGCGCGCTGCACGACGAGCGGCGCGACCGCAGCCTGCTGTTCTGGAAATCGCTACCGGTGTCGG is part of the Oxalobacteraceae bacterium OTU3CAMAD1 genome and encodes:
- a CDS encoding UDP-2,3-diacylglucosamine diphosphatase, with the translated sequence MSQHQTGERASDVLALFISDLHLQPAHPATSAAFFDFLERHARRAQQLYLLGDLFEFWAGDDDIGDPFHAQVVAALRKVSDGGTRVYWIGGNRDFLVSTGFAEAAGLTLLPETHVTEIGGQRLVLLHGDAQCTEDVKYMQFRAMVRQPAYQAQFMAMPLAQRKAIIAGMRESSRTEQGAKSYEIMDVTPQAIGDVFTQTGTDVMIHGHTHRPALHQVGATRRYVLPDWEPDATPPRGGWIAIDANGTITRHDLNGAVLPD
- a CDS encoding tetratricopeptide repeat protein translates to MYIFGIGIHVLAAIFFAIHVVRSGQQMYWLMILFMFPGIGSVVYFVAIYLPNSKLQHGARKAVTVAAKTLDPGRELREARQAYEYTPTAQNQMRLASALLEAGDADEAATTYEACLQGPFSGDLEIRFGAARATLACGRALGAVTHLQTIRAANANFRPEQVSLLLAQSLAAAGRQDEARAEFDYALSHHNSFTTQAECAIWAAGVGDAAKANQLDQELQRTIQRWTSHTRDLNQPLIKRLNAAMAAVRK
- a CDS encoding GAF domain-containing sensor histidine kinase, producing the protein MQQKIVADIAVIQSMAVVPTILETVAALTGLRFVCVARVTADSWTTCAVLDKLNFGLNVGDGLDVTTTICEEVRDTRHAVVIDHVAQDERYRDHRTPRMYGFQSYFSIPLFRPDGDYFGTLCGLDPVPNELSTPKVSQTLTLFAQLISAQLECERELAETRTALLDEQTSAELREQFIAVLGHDLRTPLSSIVTGADVLGMLALPPQAVKVVERIRRSAMRIAGLVDDVVDFTRGRMGGGIAIELKLENNLKAAFEQVIAELRGAHPDSEITADMSLGGPLMVDAGRMAQLLSNLLKNALVHGDTKRPVRVHITQQGGALEIIVANEGPAIPEETLSQLFKPFWRGKPVYGEKGLGLGLFIVSEIALSHHGELDVISTDDATSFIFRMKQSIRAG
- a CDS encoding DUF1439 domain-containing protein, coding for MIDLKRSLKFSFPLLAAAFLLAACASLIGPREVDLPQERLQHNLDRKFPMRQRVLGVFEVELSHPQLTILAENNRVALNVDLNVTPLLARQAWRGNMTVSGRLNVDSVRNTIYLSEAHVDRFAMDNMDEGKQVQLASVANLLGDNVVKDIAVHTFDPKELRYAGVQFVLTGIGTRPGGLVANLLPAEQSR
- a CDS encoding SulP family inorganic anion transporter, which translates into the protein MNKLKYDIPAAIVVFLVALPLCLGIALASGAPLFSGIISGIIGGIVVGMISGSQTSVSGPAAGLAAVVLASITKLGTFEILLVAILIAGVLQLAMGLFRAGFIANYIPSNVIKGLLAAIGILLILKQIPHAIGYDKTDVDNFSFTQGNGENTFSAILNALNVITPGALIISLLSVLILVYWDKTPFKRFKLLPAPLFVVALGILLNVMFNMYVPALGIEQTHLVDIPPIDTSNLGAYLHLPNLAHFANRDVWFVGITIAIVASLETLLNVEAVDKVDPHKRETPPNRELVAQGVGNIFAGLLGGLPVTSVIVRSSVNVQSGNKTKASAVLHGVFMLVSVALLSPLLNLIPLAALAAILITTGYKLAKISLFRDMYQKGWSQFVPFVITVLAIVFTDLLMGVLIGLAAGVFYLMRSNFRNPFSIEQYRLHIGEVIKMELPNQVSFLNKATIKTALWEIPDGSKVLINASNADFIDHDVLETIQDYRVVAAERDVQLNVIGLRDKYALNDPIQFVPVLDQETQKKLRPHEVLQLLRDGNERFKAGRCFEKYYLHQADATASGQHPMAVVVNCIDSRTSPEIIFDAGLGDLLTIRIAGNVISREIIGSLEIAHKLGAKLIVVKGHSSCGAIGLAMANEHAHSIGAITGKIQMAIHQCSGHGVAGSKELRDQIARQNIENSLAEVINGSEYLRGCIQRGEMGLVGAYHDIAARTVQFGDLVTGDKVQRYRSSDSDLAA
- a CDS encoding DUF72 domain-containing protein, translating into MISNIRIGCAGWGIDRQSASQFPGEGSHLQRYATVLNAAEINSSFYKPHQASTYARWAESVPDEFRFSVKLPRSITHYQKLFDIDNLLSTFAAEVGALGEKLGCILVQLPPSLVFDVKVADGFFERLHDSFKCALACEARHGSWFGDEATELMKRHRVTRVIADPPAGQAGVFVPTTDMVYARLHGSPRIYYSPYEEKYLNQVADYLKKHPGWCIFDNTASGAALPNALELMAKLG
- a CDS encoding GntR family transcriptional regulator is translated as MSTIGWNDNAPIYRQLKDKVIGMMLDGVLKPGDALPSVRQVAADYQLNPITVSRAYQELVDETLVEKRRGLGMYVTDGAHEKLLASERERFLREEWPAMLERIRRLGLEPESLLKPATPGGSA
- a CDS encoding ABC transporter ATP-binding protein, translated to MSAIITATNLSKKYGKQAALDGVTFTVEAGRIVGLIGPNGSGKTTTLKALLGLTQFDGELSVLGMDPRTQRDALMNEVCFIADVAILPKWLKVKDAIDFVEGVHPRFDRSKAEKYLAITKLNPNMKVKAMSKGMVVQLHLALVMAIDAKLLVLDEPTLGLDILYRKQFYQNLLEDYFDENKTIVITTHQIEEVEHILTDLMFIQDGKISLAATMDEVGERFTEVMVEGPFIAAANALQPMTQRTVFGKSIMLFDGVSREQLANFGELRTPSVADLFVATMKGTYA